The sequence below is a genomic window from Pithys albifrons albifrons isolate INPA30051 chromosome 21, PitAlb_v1, whole genome shotgun sequence.
TAAGGGACTGGGTTTAATTTACACTCACAATTGTAGTGGGTAAGTTTACTGAGATCTGTTTAAGTTACTATGTAGGAATGAAATACTTGTAAATAGGAAAGATTTCATTATTtagttttttatatattttcttctcttgccaCCTTTTTTCCTGTCAGACTAAACTGGAGATTCAGAAGGCTTTGGAGGAAGATGCTACAGTGTATGAATATGACAGCATTTATgatgaaatgcagcagcagaagaaagaaagtaATGCCAAAATGTTGTCTGGAAAGGATGACAAAAAGGTCAGTCCCTGCAAATGTCAGTCTGCCCTCTGTCTGTTGGGATAACCAGCACTGCTGAACTTGAGAGCTTTGCCACGTGCATTTGCTCATGGGACACACAAGATCAGGCTCAAATCCTGCTCCAGAAGGCAAAAATTTGCAAGAATTTGGGCATAACTGTTAATTCATGAGATACTGCAGAGTCCCAGTCAGGGTGTTctggagggcaggagagcaCAAGTTTCCCACCTGTTTGGGATGGACACAGGTGTGTCTTTCTGGGTGTTTCTGAAGGGAATGTCACAGTGGGCGAGGGGACAGAGGCAATGGCCCTGCcacaaaactgctgctgcttgtaAAGGCTTTTGTTTCTAAGCCAGTGGACATGAATTGTCCCTCCTCCTTCAccagggagctcctggaggACTGTCAGAGGACTGAAGGAATTAGCAGTTTGCACAGCCCAAAGCCTTGTTCCAAAGCATTGCTGAGTTACCCTGACAGGTTATATCTGTGTTGGTACCTGCTCTTTCTCATTTGAAAACTCTTGTTGGGTTCTGTGGGTGAAAAAGGAACATCCCACTCCTTTGCAGCAATAGAAGGGCAAGACTGTTACAGTacaggggacagggatgagaaatcaaagaacattttgtttcatgGAGAGTAAAAATCCTCCTAGTCAAAGCTGGGGTGACTGCTGTGATTGAACACAGCAGCCTCCTTTGTTCCTGGGAAGCATTCCAGGGATCCAGAAGGGAATGGCAGTTTGTTGTGTGTGTCTGTCAGACTGGGTGATGAGAACACCTTAGATGAGCTGCTGTCAATTGGCTGCCATTACCAACCTCCTCAAATCTCCATCAGTCCCACCTGGTATTTTCTCAGCCACCTCAACCTCAGCGTGGTAACTCTTTCCCCTTCTGTTTTAGCCCAGGTACATCCACAATAtcctgaaagcagctgagatTAGAAAGaaggaacaagaaaaaagaatggaaagaaaaattcagaaagagCGTGAAATGGAAGGAGGAGAGTTTGCACACAAAGAGGCCTTTGTGACTTCAGCCTATAAGAAGAAGCTGCAAGaaagggcagaggaggaggaaagagaaagaagagagtcAGCTCTTGAGGGTGAGATTCACACTGAAATAATTGTCCTTAAACAAAAGTATGACCTTGTACATATTTTACAACATTGTCATCTCTATGAGGCTTGAGATAATTAAAATCAAAGAGGACCAGGTTTACAGATCCTGAATCAGATCCCACCTGGtctgttattttcctttgtagaggttgcaaaaggaaacagaggaaGCTCCTCTGTGTGCCAGTACTGTTTGGGTTggtagttttaatttttgagGGAGGGTCAGTTGTTGAAGGAGGACTcgtggggctggggcacagTGATGCTCACAGTCCTTACCTCAGCCATTCTGGGCAGTGTCCCAGGAGCAGATGTAAAGCACAGGATGTAGATCATAGCAGAAATTGGGTTGGAGTGGACCCCTGAAGGTCACCTGTTGAGCCTCCTGTCAAAGCATGGTCTGCTGAGAGATCCTAAGACATCAAGATCAGGTTACTCTGAGctttttccactttggacttgAAAATCTCCAGGATGGAGAGTGCAGTCTTGTTGTTGTCTACCAGTTGTGAGTTGTGTGTGATCAGTGTGTGTGGCACAGCAAATCCAACctgcctttctttctctcagCATACCTGGATGTCACCAAACAGAGGGATCTCAGTGGATTTTACAGACACCTCTTAAACCAGAGGGTTGGGGAAGAAGAAATGCCCAAGTGCAGCTTCCGTGAAGCCAGGTAGGATGTGATTCCAACAAGCTTCTGGATGGAAAGAGCACATTGGGCTGTTTGTGCTTCCAGACTCAGTGGAGAATTAGACAGAGAGCACTAAAGCTCCTGGCAGGGTAAGCTGGTTAATTCATACATGTGGTTAACTGAATTATTTGGTACAATGACCATCAGTGattcagaaatgaaacaagcaggagagggagggatgctGTTTAAACAGGATCAAAAGGACAGTCATGGTTTTAATACTGCTTGGTGTTGCTCTAACCTAAATTTATTTGAGCCATGAgggaaacaaaagtaaaatattgAGCAGAGACATAAGTCAGAGGAAATGTTGTTGTGCTGTGAATTTCCTGAAAAGAATGTGAGTCTCTTATTCCACATTTAcagtttcaaataaaataaattcagtggTGATGTTGTGGTAAAAGGGAATTCATCAAATATATAGGAAATCCAGTGGGAATATATTAAAATCTCAATATGTGCACCTTCCAAAGCAAAGTAATGAGATGAGAGTGAATTATTTAGATAGCTGGGCTGGGGAACTCCTGTCCTGTGGATAAATGTGGTGAAGGGGATGTGTTCCTGGTGTGAAACAACTGGTCATTTCAAACAATTGACTTGGGTGTCACTAGTTATGTGCTTGTCACTGCCAGGAAAATGCAGCTTTCACTGAGGTCATCTGGATCTGAGACTGGATTATTAGAAAGTAAAGTCTTGTCTTAAATAAAGAATGTGATCACTGAAGTTACTCAGCCATCTGAAAAAAGGAAGTTCTCCATTATGTGGTTTTGTTCTGTGTAAAGATCATTTGAAATGATGGTTTCTTAATCTTGCAAATTAAGGAAATGTTCCTTTTGTGAGACATAAAATTAATTCTGGAGGCAACAGGTGGTGCTGTAGATGGTGCTCCCAGCAAGGCTTTTGGATAAGCTCAGGTGTGtgtcttcattttgttttcacttaGGGTGGtacagcaggacacagaggaagAACAGCTCAGTCTTTAGATCTCAGAAATGGCCCTAAAGTGATGGAGCTTTGGTTTGTCATTTCCATTGTTGGCATTACTAAATAAGTTACCAAACTTTTCCGTGTAATGTTTAGTCATTGTTCGTGGGCTGTCTGTGCTTTCAAGCATGCAGCAAACATCCAAcccaaggagctgctgtgctgagtcCTGAGGGtgcaccacaggctgctctggagctgtgtgATTAGAGAGAGTTACATGTATTTCCTCATCAGCCAGAGCAGAATGACAAAGCAGAACCtttctgccctgctgcccaaGTTAGTCCTCTGTGGGTCAGCTTTTTGCATTTAAGAATCTTTGAGCTGTTAAAAGATACTAATTTCTGTCTAGCCACTTTAGAGTCAGATCTTCAGAAATACTGGATTAAGAAAATCTGCTACTAATGGAAACCGTGTTCCTGCCTCAGGCAACAAAACATGCAACATGTGGATAGAGGAACAGGCACATGGGAGAACCTGTAACTTGCCAACAAACTCACACAGGAATACAAATCAGTGTCTTTTTCCTTAGATGGAGCCTGCAGATACTTAACCATAGTCGTTCTCTGAGATAAATTCCTCAGCTCTCATCCAGGATGAACCAGATAAAGACACGTGACAGAAAGCCCTTGTGCTGGATTCCTGGAACCTGAGCCACAGGCACATTTGCTTTCATTGACTTCTCAGCAGCATCTTTTGCTTAAGTCCTGACCAGAAGTCATTGTGTAAAAAAGTCCAAGATTTCAGGCTTCttaatgttgtttttcttttctaacatAAAAAATGTAggataaaggaagaaaaacccgACAGTCAGGATGAGTCCACTGAAAGGAACGAGTGCCCATCTGAGAGACAAAGAGTGAAACCCTCTGCCAAGAAAGAGAATAATCCAGATGCTGATACTGACTTAGGAACTGATAGCAGTGATGATGACAAGAGGCACAAACACAGTAAAGCaaatttgaaaaagaagaaaaggagagggagcTCAGTGAGCAGCGAAGAGGAGGCCAAACATCACAAGAGCCAGAGGCATTCCAGGTCACCAAGCTCATCCAGTgtggaggaagagcagagcaccAAAGCCCACACAAGTCATCCTGCAAAGAGGGGAGAGAGCAGAGCAAGCAGGAGGGGAAAtgatgagcagcacagggagagagatCATGAGAGAAGCAGGACCCACGACAAGGATCaccagagggagagggaagagcgACACAGGCACGGGGACCACACGAGTAAGGATCACTACAGAAGGAGGGAAGAGCAAGAGGATAAacagagggggaaggaaagaaaggagagggaggggcatggcagagaaagaggagagaggagggcaaaagagagagaggagaaggggTCTGAGAAGGAAcgggagaaagaaagaagaaatgacaAAGAGAGACACAACgacagagagaaggagagaggagagaaatacagagaaagggaagatcatgcaaaggagaggagagagaaatatGGTAGTGatgaaaggaaatacagagagaggagggaaagcacTCCTACATTATTAGAAAAAGAGGGGGAGACTGAtctggagaaagagagaaaggaaaaagacagagaGGTGGCTgagaggggcagctccagctccggGGTCTTGTCTGAGCAGAAACGtaaggctggagaaggaggggagaaagaggagaaggagcaggcaCAGAAGGCACCGGAGAGCATGAGCAAGTTTGCCAAACGGAGCAACGAGGAGACGGTGCTGTCGGCGCGGGACCGGTACCTGGCCCGGCAGCTGGCCCGGGTCAGCAGCAAGCCCTACATCGAGAGGGAGGAGGACTGATGGCCCCGTGCTGGGCAGAGACACCCGGGCTGGCAGCCCAGAGGAGGGgcctctgctgcctgtgctcttgTACAGAAGTAAAGGGGTGTCCTGGCTGTTTATTCCTGGCTTTCCTTGAGGAAATTGTGTGTCCCAAAGCAGAGCACCTTTGGCAATGGATCACCTGAGTCACCCTCAGAGTGTTTGTACAGTTGGAATGTTAAATGTGGCTGATTCTGTCCACCCTGCCCTTCAGTTCCTAAAGGTGCCCCTGGTACCTAAAGATTTTGGACAGACTTAGGAGTGTTAAATACATAAGGTGAGAAAACAccccctggcagctcctgctccttccagcaGCTGAAACTGAGCTCTCCTGAAACAAAGGTGTTCTTAGACCTTAGCAGGAGTCATTGTTGCCAAATGATGCTcaaaaaaaatgggaaacagATCTGAAAGTGGGAGGGGAAACAAGAAAAGCCTGAATGGTGATCTCGGACATTTCTGTCTGTAGCATGGAGCTTTGTAAGCTGCACTGATACATTAATGTTGTGTTTATGTGTGGCCTTCAGATTGGGGAACGGATGTACAGAAACAATAAAGTGTAAGATACATTGGATCTAATGTGTGGGTTATTTTACTGtatctttttttgtgtgtgaaataAGGTATATGAGCCTTTTTTTATCTGTTGTAGCTGTATCTGCTTGTTGTACTGGAAATGATGTTTTAGATTTGTCAATCTTCTGTTCAGAGGTTCATAATGGAGAGTAAAGTCACCTCCAAAGCAGGTAAGCAGATGTCTGACAGTGGCCTAAGCAGATGTCTGACAGTGGCCATAGCCTTCAGAATGCATTTTCAACACCTTCCACAGtggtttcttttgctttattctgTAGGAAAATTATCCCTTTTATGCCAGAGTAAGATGAACTTATGTGAAAAGGTTTTGAGATTGGTGTTTCCCTAATCATTTGTTCAGCAAACTCAATAATGAGACAAAATGAGAGTAACATTAAATGCAAATCCTGCCAGTTTACAGAGTTTGATATGTAGCTAATCAAGTAGTTGATCATGTACTCTGAGTGTGGAGGAGTTTAGTTTGCCCTTTTGTCTAAACAAATGTAATGAGCATTTGGTTCTTCTGCTGGAGTGGAATCAAAGAGTGTTTAGCCTTGGGCCAGGGTTCAAACACTGAGGGAAATCCTCTGCTTTTTGTCAGAGGCCTTGTTGATACTGAAAACTGGACTGGATATTCTGCTTTTACTTAGAATTGAGATTTTATCTTTGCTCTTCCCATGAGAGAGGCACAAGAGTCGCCTGCAGATGGTTTATGAATAGTAAATTTATTACAATAACAGTTTACAGTACAAGGCACATACTGATGACTTACAATCAGCTTGCAACACTTGTAACTAAACAGCTGCATAAATTAATACAGGTGCATCATGTACAAGGTGGAGGGAATACTTAGTTCTGTACAGCTAAAACTCCAGTTTAATTCTCTTTAGAAGGCAAAGATGGTCCTAATTTAGCAGTTTCATAACTTGTCACTGTTCAGAACAAAGGGTGGGATATACTCATGTGACAGGTGAGTGGAGGGTGAGCTGAAGAGAAGGGATTTTTTGCCTCAAAACAGTTGTAATTGCAGTGCAGCCCATTTGGTATCAACATGAGTATTTTTGTACAAAACTGATGTTTAATATATGGCTACTTGCTGAGCTACCTGATAAATATTggttattttacatattttcagATGGATAtgtaaacagaaggaaaaaatcaattatataaataaatgaaataaagttcTCAGTATTTCAACCACTCAGCTAAATAGAAATACTAAAAAATGAACTTACATTCAAACCAGTACACcatgtaacaaaaaaataatgagCACTAAACTGCTTTTCATGTTCAGTTTTTATAGAATGAAAGTATGAATGTATTTAATCTGTGTGTTgtttaggaaaagaaaggccTTTTTAATCTATAGTGCTTTTTAGATCTTCAAATAGTTTAAGGAAATTTCCATCCTCTCCCAGTGCCTCTGGCCTCAGAGTACATTGTCCTCATGTTTTAACTGTGCTGTGTTGCTGTTGGGGCTTCCTGGCTGACAATTCACTACAAAACGTGGCATTTCTTGGGGCTGAAACCACCCAGACAAACAATGTCTGTCCTGTATGAGTGTCttaaaaaatacaagttttttTGGTAGCTGGACACAGTCTGAAGAGGGAAGAAACTGGGTAGggttttctcctttatttccaCACTTTGGTACTGGATACATGTGAGTACCTCACTCATCTTACATTTCCTGtgtattttttcaattaatgaactcagaaaatttaatttttggaaGCAAGTTTCAAACACACTTGAGGGATAAGCTACAAAACCATTTCCTGTGAGTAACTGTCCAGTAAGACagatttattacatttttctggTGGCAGTTAAAGAACATACTccctttttaaaagtatttcaacAGGCTGTAGTTCTGAAAGAACAGTCCTTGTATCCCTTTTAGTTATTTCTATGTTGGAAGTTGGGCTTGAGACTTAAATGAACTCAGGTCAGTAGCTGAAGTGGAGAAGCCTttgtgcaggcagcagagaagCAGATTGTTAAGATTCCACTTCCTGGCatcagaactaaaaaaaaaaaaccccattgttGGTCTGTAGTTTCCTTCAGTCTGTCAGGGCAATGATTAGCTCAGTTATGGGACAGGATGGCAACTTTAGTACTGGTCAAGTAACCCATGGTGGGTTCTTGTGTCTTGGTTTGGTCTAAAGGAAAGTGAAACCTGAACCATCACAAAAAGTGCCTTTGCAGTATTTATGATGCAATGAACAGCAGAAACTGTTCCCACCTGTGGGATGCAGGACAGGAGGAGGCCAGTGCTGAggtgtgtgcagagctgtgtgtgctgctgctcaggagtgctccctctgcccctgcctgcccccctgcagccctggggaggagcTGTGTTGGTGTCCCTGGTTTATAACCCCTGTGTTAGTTACCCCAGGAGTGTATGGCTATCGAAGTGCTGCATTTTCCCACGCAGTTGAAGCATTGGAACCTTAGAAGCAAATACGACATTGCCCAGCACGaggagcacagcaggagggTACGGGAGCACTGCCCCAGCCTGGGGTcacactgcccctgccctgcccacccgcAGTGCCCACACAGgtccccagcacacacagactgctccagctccacaggGAGGGGTCCAGCTCAGCCCGGCTGGAGGGCACAGTGGATTTCATTGGATTGCTTGGATAAAGGTGCTGGAGGCATCACGTTCCAAATGCCTGTTGTCAGTGGTGCAGCCTCCATGGAAAACTGCTCTGTTGTCTCAGCTGGAAAGGGGATTCTctgggggagaaggggaagggacaTCACACtccccctgtcccccagcccGGTGGGCTTACACGGCGTTCAGGCGGATGTCTCCGAAGGGGATCTCTGTGGCTGTCTCTGGAGTGATGCTCTTCAGAATACGCTGTTGGGAAGAAATCAGCATTAGAGATTGACTTAGGGGTAATACCTGAGAGCCATTTAGAAGGAGATGTATAATAAAGTATGACTTTACTTTGAGTTACACCTCTTAAACTGCTACTGAAGGGTGTTATCCCAGCACTATGAAGGTGTAAATTGCTATAGAAGTTCACAgcaggttttttaattatttgtagCATAATTGGAATCAAAGCTTGGCAGTTGTCCTGTCAGTGCTTTAGGGCATTGCAGTTTACTTGGATCCCCTGAGCCAACTGAATGTATTCTTTATGAACTGGTATTTATTTGAACTTGCAGTAAATCCCAATATTGTCAGCTCAGCCTGCCACAGATTTATGGCAGAGAAATCTTGGTAAAtatgggagagaaaaagaagcttttGTTGCAGATATACCTGAGGGAACCAGCCTTTCACTGACTGCTTCATTGTGTGACACTGTCTGGGGTGATTTCTAGGAAGAGCTAcagcctgaagggaagttctggccaggtggggttggtctcttctcccaggcactcagcaataggacaagggggcacgagctcaagctctgccaggggaaattgaagttggagagcagaaaaaaattctttgcagagagagtgctcagggattggaatgggctgcccagagagggggtggatttcccatccctggaggtttttcaactgagcttggccgtggcactgagtgccatgatctggtaaagggactggagttggaccaagggttggacttgatgatctcagagggcttttccaacccaatccattctatgattctagttCAGCAGAGCTAAAAAAAGATCACTTGATATAATATTTTATAAGGATATGTCAGCAGCCCCATGAGGACCTGGGGACATTTGTGAATCACTCAGAATGGGCAGAAGTCAGTTTGCATTCAGCTGGCCAGGAACAGAGCAACCAAGTCCCAGGTCATCAGTCCCTAAAACATCTACCTCTGGTATTTCTAGGGCTCCCTCCCTTCCTGGCAGAGAGACAGAGGTGACTGAGGTACCTCCTTCAGCGTCCCCGGGGTGCTGAGCAGCCGGTAGCCCATGTAGGCTGGGATGCAGATGACGGAGGAGGTGCCGATGCCGTAGCCCAGCACGGTGCTCCAGGAGGGATAGGCGTAGTCAAAGAGCCGCAGCTCGGGGGGGTGTGCCAGGAAACTGCACGTGACAAACTGCAAG
It includes:
- the NSRP1 gene encoding nuclear speckle splicing regulatory protein 1 isoform X1, with protein sequence MAALGKQYGLIMPKKLPQKNLVSKKLSVFADESDEEPSVGESLQKEALKKQAMKQTKLEIQKALEEDATVYEYDSIYDEMQQQKKESNAKMLSGKDDKKPRYIHNILKAAEIRKKEQEKRMERKIQKEREMEGGEFAHKEAFVTSAYKKKLQERAEEEERERRESALEAYLDVTKQRDLSGFYRHLLNQRVGEEEMPKCSFREARIKEEKPDSQDESTERNECPSERQRVKPSAKKENNPDADTDLGTDSSDDDKRHKHSKANLKKKKRRGSSVSSEEEAKHHKSQRHSRSPSSSSVEEEQSTKAHTSHPAKRGESRASRRGNDEQHRERDHERSRTHDKDHQREREERHRHGDHTSKDHYRRREEQEDKQRGKERKEREGHGRERGERRAKEREEKGSEKEREKERRNDKERHNDREKERGEKYREREDHAKERREKYGSDERKYRERRESTPTLLEKEGETDLEKERKEKDREVAERGSSSSGVLSEQKRKAGEGGEKEEKEQAQKAPESMSKFAKRSNEETVLSARDRYLARQLARVSSKPYIEREED
- the NSRP1 gene encoding nuclear speckle splicing regulatory protein 1 isoform X2 yields the protein MPKKLPQKNLVSKKLSVFADESDEEPSVGESLQKEALKKQAMKQTKLEIQKALEEDATVYEYDSIYDEMQQQKKESNAKMLSGKDDKKPRYIHNILKAAEIRKKEQEKRMERKIQKEREMEGGEFAHKEAFVTSAYKKKLQERAEEEERERRESALEAYLDVTKQRDLSGFYRHLLNQRVGEEEMPKCSFREARIKEEKPDSQDESTERNECPSERQRVKPSAKKENNPDADTDLGTDSSDDDKRHKHSKANLKKKKRRGSSVSSEEEAKHHKSQRHSRSPSSSSVEEEQSTKAHTSHPAKRGESRASRRGNDEQHRERDHERSRTHDKDHQREREERHRHGDHTSKDHYRRREEQEDKQRGKERKEREGHGRERGERRAKEREEKGSEKEREKERRNDKERHNDREKERGEKYREREDHAKERREKYGSDERKYRERRESTPTLLEKEGETDLEKERKEKDREVAERGSSSSGVLSEQKRKAGEGGEKEEKEQAQKAPESMSKFAKRSNEETVLSARDRYLARQLARVSSKPYIEREED